From Punica granatum isolate Tunisia-2019 chromosome 1, ASM765513v2, whole genome shotgun sequence:
gaaaggaagaagatgtAGCGTATGGGTTTAGGCGTACCTTGAGGGTTTTTATAGAGACTGTAGGAAATCTCTATTATaatatcttaatttttatagGATATTTGATAACAAATAATAAGTAGATATACTTGCTAAATATAGAGTTAAAAATAGCATAATAtctcataaaaatatatgatatatatcaGTAGAATATTTAAGAGATAATATCAAAAATATTATGAGATATATGAGATAAATATCCTTAATAGGATTTAGTTATCGATTTGGTGTAGCAAAGTGGGCCCAGGATGGTAAATCGAGCCGATGGGATTTGGGCCAAAATTTTGGTCTCTAGCATAGCCCCATTTCGGCGAGCTCGAGAGGTCGTGAGAGTGGACTAGTGTCACGTGATTGTCATCATGGTCTTAAGACACGTAGTCAAGAAGCCTATAGAAAAGACTTAACCTTCATTGTTAGATAAAGTGAAGGGTGCTCTTGTATGCAAGAAGGCTCAAAGGTGGACCTTCGTTGTTAAATAAGCGAAGGGTGCTCCTATTGGGCAAGGAGACTTAAAAATGACCTTCACTGTTAAATAAGTAAAGGGTGCTTGGATAGGCAAAGAGGCTTGAAAGATAGGCCTCCACTGTTAAATAAGCAAGGGTACTCTTATTAAATAAGGAGGCTTGAAGGATGGACATTTGTTGTTAATTAAGTGAAGGGTTCTCCTATAAGCAAGGAGGCTTAAGTGACAATCAAAAAATGACAAGTTCAAAACATATTTCATGATAAGCATAGATTTCAACATTTAAGCTGCCAAAAACTAAAACCCTAAGGAAAAGTGAACCTTCtacaaaaagataaaaataaccGCCCATTCTTAGTTGATTGCGTTAATGAATTACTCCCTGCAAGGTATCTTCGCTACCATCACCTATGCCGCGGCTTCGATGAGGTGCAATACTTCTTTGTTGGCTGCTATGTTGGACAAATCATTTGAGCTGGCCGCGTTGAATAAACTTCTCCATATCCTTTTTCAAGATTTGTTTGTGCTCAATGTCGTGTACCCAAGCTTTATGGTGCTTGCAATATTGgttagaaaattttcttacGTCCCCCATTTCATTCACTTGTGGAGGTTTTGTGAGCCCGAGCTTCTCGATTTCATGGAGGGGCGTGAATCTCTTAGATTATGGAGGTGGGCGTGGCTCCGTTCTTCTGTCACTTCCAAGGTGTTCATTTCACTTCTCTCCCACACGTTCATTTTGACTCAAAAGAGACTCTTCAAGGGTTATGAACTTTTGGGCACAAactgcaagaacaacaaagtCCCGCGAAGGTGTAACGATGAGACTCTTTTTGGACCCCCTTTCCTCAGGCCTCTTTGGAAAGTAGACATCACTTCGCGAGGGGTCGGGTTCTTTATCTCAGTGGCGACATTGAAAAAGCGCTCACACCATGCTCGAAGcgtctctccctccctctgcTCCATGGTGAATAGCTCGTTGAAATCGCGTTTCACTCACCGAGTTACCACGAATCTCTGGATGAACAACTCCTACAATTGCTCGAAGGTGGTGATAAAGCCAAGAGCTAGCGAGTGAAACCAGTCGAAGCCAATCCTAGTGAGGGTCCTAGGAAACAACAAGCATTGGAAGTTGTCGGAAGCACCTTTTTCGAAAAGCGACGTGATATGACTACTCATATGGTTGACTGGATTCGTTTTTCCATCAAAAAGAGTTATTTgaggaaaattaaatttacgaGATACCTTGTTGTTGAGGATATCTTGCGACAGAGGGGATTTAAGGTTTTTGTTAGAAAATGGAGGGTGTAGCTGCTTTCACTCAGTAGCCTGGATGGCTTTGCAACCTTCTTTTTGATGAGGCATTGGGCTTCTTCCAGGTAGAAAGTCGCAACTGATCCAAAAGAGGTTGTAATCAACGAGGCCAAGTTGCTAGGCAGCTTCTTAGAGTTCCCTTTGCGAAGGAGTTTGGGCTAACGCTTGGAGGAGGCAgcgtcatcttcttcttggtTCAACATTCGATTAATAGTCGTATCATTCTTTGAGCCAATCCAAGTGCCCTGAGAGGCCATGCGACCACTGAAAATCTCTTCCATCGCTGCTCGAACGTCTAGTGCTAGTTGATCCAACGGAACCATGTTTGGGTCGTGCAGTGGTGGCGGATCTTGCAGAGCCGACTGCACGAATATGTTTGCTATGGCCTGCTGCGAAGAGTTTGGAGCCCCCCAGACCTATTGTTTCAGGCCTGAGAGCTTGTCGCACTTCTAGCCAGAACCACTATTTCTTCTCAAAAGAAAACATCTGAtgcaaataacttttcatgTCGTTTCCCACAGACAGCGCCAATGTTGAGGTCTGGAAAAATCCAGTCTTGATCACGTGCAAGCCACGAGCCTTGAGCTTCTAGTGACCAGCATAAAGGGAAAGAACGGGGAAGAATCCCGAGTTTCATTTCCGATGCTTAAATGAGAGCAtgtaaaagaaaggaagacGATCCAACTTATGGGTTTAGGTGTACCTGGATGATTTTTATAGAGACTGTGCGAAATCTCTATTAGAATATTGTAATCAATGTAGAGTATCTGATAACAAATAATAAGTAGATATACTTGCTAAATATAGGATTATAGATAGTATAATATCTCGTAAATATATAGGATATGTATCAGTAGACTATTCAAGAGATAATATGAAAGATATTATAAGATATATGAGAGAAATATCTTTAATAGGATTTACTTTCCGATTTGGTGTATCAAGGTGGGCCCAGGATGATTAATCCAGCCGATGGGATTTGGCCCAATTTTCTAGTCTGTAACATTTTCATTGCTATTTAAGTacataataagaaaaaaagttatttgaTCTTCTAAATTTATGTTAAAAATATTGTAAAAGATTATTTTGAGACTGAAATTTTCTGATGAATTACTAACGGATATTTACCAATGAGAACAATTTTCCGACAAGttattcataatttatattgatttatttttaaatttattttatataccaaaattttctcatgaaATAGCTAACAGACATTCTGCCatcaataatttcttttgaaattacCAACGTAATTTTATTATCAGATTTCCTGAATACAAAAGTACGCATTAGGAAGATacaaaaagagagaaggaCACCTTAttatctatttcttttttcttttgtttccttttctcttctttcgggtttctttttctctccctattcatattcttttctttttcttctctctatAAGCATTGGCTGCTATAGTGTCGTCTACCACCACCTTCTACTAGTGTTACACTGGTCAAGAGTCGTCTCCTCCCTTCACGAGCTCCAGGTATGTTTTTATTCTCGATCCTCGAAGGATACGCACACATAATGGATACATCATCTCTACTACTAATTAACAACAAAACTTATACCAAGCTTCCAACAAGAGCAAATAAATCAAAGAAgttgaaatttaatttgttcTTGTGCTGGAGGAGTCTAAAATctattctttttatattttatgcattaagggtaaattgtagtaatataatatgaatataattcaaaaatatatatatcaactgAAAATTATTTGTTAAAATAAGTTATATTTAATTGCAGGCTTTGATcattgtatttttattataactaGGAGAATTATGCGTTGCACGTGAAAGTTGTGTGAGTCATGGCATTAACTGGATGAAATGACACCCcttgttaattaaaaaatatgtattcgGTTCAATTGAAATGTATTAGTAAAATAATAGACGTGTAATGAAACTAATATTACACTATTTGATGAGTACATGGCCAAAATAAGCATAACTAGGAATGAGAACTTAAACATGATCATGGAATTTTATGTATCCACGTAGCAGCCACATTGTTATTTTAGACTtctcatctttttctttttatcacaTTAAGCTACATACAATACCAATTGCAAGGTGAACTTCCATTCATATGAAAAATCTTACTCAAATTAGAAAGTGATTTAAAACAATATGAACATTCAAAGAAACAGacagattttctttttagtgaTCTTTGTTTCTCATTAATCAACAAAATACTTACACGGTTCAAGCACTTATCCAAGTACAACTATTACCAACCAATTCTAGCAAATGAGCCCCCTAACTCATAAACGCTTGAACAGCTTATGAAGTCCTAGACTTAAACTCTAAATTAGGAACGGAAAACATTTTGTTATGAGGTTGAACTTTAAAGAAGCAGACTAAGTTTGTTATTTAATTATGAGAATTCAATAACTTCAACATGTTAGCTTGACCGACAAAGTTTATCGATTATCATTTCCAGCTTTCTTCCTTTCCATAACCAAGAAGCAATTTGGAATTTCCCATCCCAACTATCTACATTTTAATGCATGAAAAGAACACAAAGGACATAGGGTAGCCCTGTTTGCTCATTCTTTCCTTAATCGCCAATCCATGAGCTAGCCAAGTAGTGAAAGAATACCTCGGAATATTCCCTAAGTACTAGACAAGTTGACACCAACTAACTTTAGCTTTATGAATCCTCGGATTATCCCATACCTTAGCAACAAATTTTCTCTCATATAGTAACAATACTTCTCTAAATTAGAAACTTCTTAACATGAACAACCTATCTTTATATGGAAAATTAAAGGATTGAAATTGATAATGTACCTAACTTTATATGAAAAAGTGAAGGACTAAAATTGTTTATGTTGTCGTTTGTCATTATAGTTTAAGAGTGGAACCTCAATCTCCTCAAGAAATCAACCTATCGGAATTTAGTCATAATAAGAGGCAATAGAGATGTGAGAACCTCTATATCGGAATATAGGAAGCATGAATAATAATCCAAGAAAGATGTGAGAGCATAAGTCTTTGGCATATGGTGCAAGGTGAAACTATATGTCAGCAcctcattttggtccacccTAGCAAAAGGAGGGTAAGTCATTTGTCACTATTGGAGGGAAGTATTTTGATTAATTACCCAAGCATTCACGATTTCTAAACTAGGGggcatttttaatttaatttgacattttttaggaaaaatgcTCTATGGGACGTTTCGAGCTTTACTCGcgtcaaattcaaatttcaaaatcatgaaaatcgaggccaaaaaataattttctacataatattgattcctaaatttttctgaacgcAATGGCGGTCTTGAATCATTTTTTCGATATCCAAttgaaaagacgagaattttaatttttacgcgcgtcaaattcaaattcttaaatcggtttaaaaaaataaaaaattctcacGTGGTCAGATCGGCATCAGACCGGTCTGATGCCCGTCGGAATTTCTAACGCGGGTCAGAACTTTTTGAACCTTTCATTTTCGCCCTTGTTCTTTTTGTCGTTCCACTTCATCCCcttttctcttcatcttcttcctttccACCCCctgctttcttttcttctcttctcttcttttctccCCCCTCTTCTTCTCATGTTCTTTCACTGATGTCCCTCTGCCACCTCCGACACGCCGCGGTTGCCCACCCACCGCGATCGCCTGCCACAACTGACACGCTCGTCCACCATGGCACCGCTCGCTTCCCCGACACGCTCCCTCGACCGCTATCTCTCCCTCATGGTCCCGctcttgctctctctctcaactCCCGACGTTCGGATCTCCCACTCACGTTGGAAATCTCTCACTTCCGCTCCGATTTCTCCCCGGGAACGGACTCGCGACACTCCTCGGAGCAGAACCCATCTATTTCCCCCCCTTAATTCCCCTGATTTCCGACAATTGAACTTGGAAAATCCATCGCTGGAAAACTCGAAAACCTCGCCAAAAACTCGAAAATTCCCCTCGATCCCAACCGACCCGAGCCTCGTGACGCCCCTCCCGAGCACGGCGTAGCCCAGGCGATGCTCGCCGCCATCTCCCGCGCTGTCACTGCGGAACCTAGAGGCGGGAACCGCTGTCCAAGGCCTCCGGACTCCTCTCCTTCGCCCAACTTCATCTTCTCCGACCATCTCTTCTCTCACGGGCTCAGCCCATCTTCATTCCATTTTTGCAGGTCCAGCCCAGTTgattcggcccagtccaatCCAGCCGAGACGACCCAACCCAGTCTAGACGCCCGACCCGCTCCGCCTCACCTCGGATTCGGCCCGGAATGGGCGACCCGATTCACCCACACGCACGGCCCAACTCCCCTGCGCGAACTAGTTCGCTCGCATATCCGGCCCAGCCACTGCCCCCTCGAGGCCCAACTACCTTCCGCGGCCCAACCCCCCTTTGTAGCCTTGCTGCAACGCACCCAGCCCAGCTCCAGCTCCCGGCCCAAGTCACTCGCGCTCCCGGCCCGCTCCCTGCGGCCCAGCCCGTCCGCTCTTCCGGCCTGCTTCCCGCGGTCTAGAGCCTGTGCTGCTGGTCTGTTCAGTCCAGACCGCCTCCGGCCCGATCCAACCGCCCTGATTCCGGTTTAAACCGATATTAGGTATATTATTctgacttagtggcatgtgtAGAGCTCAATTTGTGAATAAATTTGATGATTATGGTGAtaatttgtgattgttgtgttaaaaaaattgaaaattgggaATAAGGAAAGGatgaacaaaaaataaataaataattgttgTTCTAATTAAGCCGACGAAAGCACAAATtggaatattttaaattactCGACGTTAAAATCGGTTATTTGAAGCAAGAACGAATTCACACGAATCAATCTCATGTTCACTCGGCTTTAAGGGAATTAAATCGATTCAATACATCAAAactggtttaattaattattcggacttaaaaattgaaaaaattaaattccgTCGTTACTAATTTTTGCTTATTCATGTGCACATGTGAATAATTAGATATGCTTTGTTCGAAATCCCGCACGAATCggctaatcacgtaaacacCCATTAAAAGACACAACTTTCTTGCATTCACACGTTCAtcgaatttcatttattttaactGCTTTCGCtgttttgtctgttttctatttatttattgccGGTGGAGCCCGAATCCCTAGGATACGatatacacggggtccaacaccttCTCCTGtcaatcacggggtccaatgccctataTACTtagcgcgcgcaacccgagtgcggaatcggGTCTTGTTTCGACTTACTGCTTCGCTTCTAATAGTATCTATGTAGAGATGACTCGGATCAAGTAAGTAAGTCGCGGCCGGACAcgacccgggagctcgaccgatcCTACGGCTATCAAGAGAGCCACGTGACTCTTTCGCCATCCGTTGGTTcggttggacccgacccccggctctctgagccggcgttgctttaatttcggTTTTAGTCATTTGAAACACACAGTGAGCgcgagcggaatattggccgaaCGTGAGTCGACCGGGATTCgttttattgtaatttgtatttattatttgagagtacattgtgaggtatttatttgtacattcatttatGTAATGATCCCGATCGGCGAATGTAGAGTCTGAGAGTGGGAATCGATCGACTCGGTCTATGAGTCCCTTAGACGAGCGGAACCACACGATTCACAAGTTCGGTCCACACGGCGAACCAAACATCATAATTCGGCTAGTCGAGATGCGAGGATGGTGGACCGACCCTTTGATTCGGGAATCCGCTTTTCTCTCGGCCTCTTATATTGGATCGATCGCTTCTAcgaatttacagtgtcaaaacgagcgaaaCTTAaatcaagcggtaaataagtAAAAGATGGCAAATCCTAGACAAACTAGAGGACCAatagggcgtgcgggatataggcccgcacgtaacagaacccccgaattcggaaccttgggTTCCGCAAGACCACATGCCTTagtaattaggtgtaccccgtacccctagacccgagcaactcaccggccctcgactttcgggaaGTAAATAGGTAGTGGCTACTCCTTCTCActcgtgtccgtcacgcatccccacgggaaggtggacactcccaagccgtgcgtTTGCGCaagcatgcgggccccgacgagacgaaattcgagtCTGCACAacataataacaaaaaattaacattGACCGCAAATTAACTGTCTCGTAcagttattatttttttatggaaatgaTTCGTGCCGAAACTTACATATTTATGGATACTAGGTAACTATAACTGGCACTGCATCGTTATCCTACTCGTCAGCAATTGGGGATGGCGCAAAACAACCAGCCTGCTAGTTCCGAGGAAAACACTCCACCGACGCCGGTTTATTCTCAACCGCCCGTTACTCATGCACCGCCACCACCAACCCCCTGCGGGCTCGCCGCCGGCGCACTCGGGAGCAGTTCCGCCCCCAGTCCCATCGCCGGAAGTCCAAGCACCGTCCACCTCCACTGATGGTGCCCGTATCGTCACGTTGGAAGGTGACATCACCACATTGAGGGGCACGGTCAACCGGATGGCTTCTAACATGACTGAGCTCATCATGGCCTTGCTCAGGGGCCCAAACCGAGCCTCATCGAGCTCTACTCCACCTCCGGGGTACGGGCCAACAGTCGACCTGAACCCTTGGGTCCCACCAACCCATGCTCCGGAGAGTGGCGAAGCGCTCGCAATGCACGCACCGGCAGTCCACCCGGTCAACATTCCTCCGCCACCGGTGACGCTCCCGGCGGCCGTTCCTCCCCCACCGTCGGACCCAACTATGCTAGCACCGCCGCCGATGTCTATACCAGTTCCGGCTCCAATTTACGCAGCTCCTCCGCCGATGGTCTTCCCGGCACCGAACCCCTACGCTCCTGCTCATACATTCAAGCCTCTCccattccaagctccacaaccccatatcAGCTTCTCCTACCCAGCCCTACCTCCCATAAATATCCCTGCCTTTAAACCGGGCACGCCAACTCAGGCGGCCTTCGCTGCTCCACCAACAAACTGTCTCTTAGAGACGGAGGCCGAGCAGGAGCAGAGATT
This genomic window contains:
- the LOC116205673 gene encoding pollen-specific leucine-rich repeat extensin-like protein 3 — its product is MHRHHQPPAGSPPAHSGAVPPPVPSPEVQAPSTSTDGARIVTLEGDITTLRGTVNRMASNMTELIMALLRGPNRASSSSTPPPGYGPTVDLNPWVPPTHAPESGEALAMHAPAVHPVNIPPPPVTLPAAVPPPPSDPTMLAPPPMSIPVPAPIYAAPPPMVFPAPNPYAPAHTFKPLPFQAPQPHISFSYPALPPINIPAFKPGTPTQAAFAAPPTNCLLETEAEQEQRLKKMEENIRALQSDGSRLDAGDGDWSLFPGMRLPSKIKVPEFQRYDGATDPRHHLRHYRGKMLQYWDYEELVIHTLQDSFAGAALDWYMSLKAADISTWANLSSKFID